The genomic stretch CCTGGGGCAACTGCCAGGGCTGAGACCTCATCCGAAGTTTTTCCGCGAAGCTGTCACAACCGGGCCACCTCCCCCGTCCTGTCTCTGCGAACAGAAGAACTGAGGAGGTTCACATGTCCCAGCGGATCAATGTCGCCAAGAACATCCCCGAGGTGTACCACCACCTCCTGGGGGTGGAGAAGATCTTGCACGACAGCGAGCTGCCGACCAGCACCATTCTGCTGATCAAGCTGCGCGCCAGCCAGATCAACGGCTGCGCCTACTGCGTCGACATGCACAGCCACCACATGAAGAAGGACGGTGAGAGCGACGAACGCCTGTGGATGGTGGCGACCTGGCGCGAGGCCACGGTCTTCACCCCGGCCGAGCGGGCTGCGCTCGCGTTGACGGAGGAGGCGACCAGGCTGCCGGACCGGCAGACTGTGTCGGACGAGGTGTGGCAGGAGGCGAGCGAGCACTACAGCGAGAAGCAGCTCGCTCTGCTGCTCGCCGCCATCGCGATGATCAACGCCTGGAACCGGATCGCCGTCCCCGCCCGCCTCACTCCCGGCAGCTGATCTCGTAGAAATGCATTGAGCCGGCCCGGCGCTCCGGCTAGGTTGGCGCGCATGGCAGGCGGAAAGCGCCCGCCAGGCCGCCATCAAGTCGAGCGGCGCACAGTCGTTGAAAGGAGAACGACGCGCTTCGGAAAGGGGATACACCATGAAACGCGTCAAAGTCACCAAGGCGACGGCCATGCGGCGTCCGCGGCCGGCCATGGAGTTGGACCTGCGTTCACCCGCGGGTCGCAAGCTTCCCTACTGACTTGCTCCTTACAGCAAACTTACGGGGGTATCTGTAGATAACATAGGTAACAGAAACATCACGGGGGGCTGACTGTGAAAAGGCTTGTGGTGGTGCCGCCACACGTTGTCAGGCACAAGGTCCGCGACATTCGGTCGGCAGACCGCCGCAAGCCGCCCGCCGATCCCAAGGTGATCGATTTGCGGGCCTACACCGGCAGAAACGTGATCCGCTTCCCCGGCGGCCCCACGCCTGCCGCCTAGCCCCACCGGACGACCCAGGCCGACCTGCGCTGCGGCCTGGGTCTTTGCATGTCAGGAGGCATAGAGCTTCTTGGCGTACGTCTCGCCGTAGTAGCTCTCGAGCTCCTCGACGGTCTCCTCGACCTTCTGCACGTCCTTGACCAGCCTCGCGTGCGAGGGCAGGCCGCCGTCGCCCCAGGTGTCCGGCTTCCACAACCCCGAGCGCAGGAACGCCTTGGCGCAGTGGAAGAAGATCTGCTCGATCTCCACGACGAGGGCGAGATGCGGGCGGTGGCCCTTGACGATCAACTCGTCGAAGAACGGGGCTTCGCGGACGAGCCGGGCGCGGCCGTTGATACGGAGGGTCTCGTTGCGGCCGGGAATGAGAAAGATCAACCCCACATGCGGATTTTTCAGGATATTGAGGAATCCATCCGCTCTGCGGTTTCCTGGGCGGTCAGGGATGGCGATCGTGGCGTCGTCGATGACATGGACGAACCCGGCGGGGTCGCCCTTGGGCGAGACGTCACAGTTGCCCTGATCGTCGGAGGTGGCGATCAGGCAGAACGGCGAAGCCGCCAGCCACTGCCGGTCACGCTCGTGCAGGCGTACCCGCTCCTTGGTGGCCGCCCGCGGCATGACCTCCCCCAGCAGGTCGCGCAGCTCAGCCTCGGACTCGATCTCCGCCCAGCTCATGTGATCTCCCTTCGAGGGTTTCCCTGATGATTTTGTCAGGAATGGGAGCCAACATCCGGTGTGGCGTCCGAAGGGCGAGACTGACCAGGTCCTCGCGCGTGTCGTGGCGCAGGCCCGG from Nonomuraea polychroma encodes the following:
- a CDS encoding carboxymuconolactone decarboxylase family protein, which codes for MSQRINVAKNIPEVYHHLLGVEKILHDSELPTSTILLIKLRASQINGCAYCVDMHSHHMKKDGESDERLWMVATWREATVFTPAERAALALTEEATRLPDRQTVSDEVWQEASEHYSEKQLALLLAAIAMINAWNRIAVPARLTPGS
- a CDS encoding pyridoxamine 5'-phosphate oxidase family protein, whose protein sequence is MSWAEIESEAELRDLLGEVMPRAATKERVRLHERDRQWLAASPFCLIATSDDQGNCDVSPKGDPAGFVHVIDDATIAIPDRPGNRRADGFLNILKNPHVGLIFLIPGRNETLRINGRARLVREAPFFDELIVKGHRPHLALVVEIEQIFFHCAKAFLRSGLWKPDTWGDGGLPSHARLVKDVQKVEETVEELESYYGETYAKKLYAS